CAGCTTCCCAAACCAACCAATTTCTTCCACCAAAATCAATCGTAACTTGCGCTAAACAATCGTCCATTGGTAAAGCAAATCCGTAACGTTCAATTCCTAATTTATTTCCTAATGCTAATGCAAAAACTTCACCTAAAGCAATTGCAGTATCTTCAATCGTATGGTGTTCGTCCACTTCTAAATCGCCATCTACTTTAATTACTAAATCCATTTGCCCGTGACGCGCAATTTGATCTAACATGTGATCGAAAAAGTGAATTCCCGTAGAAATATCTGATTTTCCGGTTCCGTCTATGTTTAAGTCGATTTTAATTTTAGTTTCGTTGGTATTACGAACGATAGAAGCTGTACGGTTTTGAAGCTTTAAAAATTCGTAAATTGCTTTCCACGAAGTTGTTTTTAAAACAATGGTTTCATATAATCCTTCGTTATTTTTAATTTCATCAGCACCTAAAGCTTCATTATTAGATATAAAAATTCCTTTTCCGCCCAAATTATGAGCTAATTTTACATCTGTAATACGATCGCCAATCACAAATGAATTTGCTAAATCGTACGCTGGATTATTGATGTACTTTGCTAATAACGCTGTTCCAGGTTTACGTGTTGGTGCATTTTCATGAGCAAAAGTTTTATCGATATAAACATCTTCAAATTTCACTCCTTCGTTTTCAAATGCCTTTATCACAAAATTTTGAATAGGCCAGAATAATTCTTCAGGATTTGCAGGCGTTCCTAAACCGTCTTGGTTGGTTACCATAACTAACTCATAATCCAATTCGTTTGCTATTTTACCTAAGTAAGTAAATGCTTCTGGATAAAATTCTAATTTTAAAAAGCTGTCTACCTGAAAATCTGCCGGCTCTAAAATCATTGTTCCATCTCTATCTATAAAAAGTACGCGTTTCAAAATTGTAATGTTTTTAGGGTTTGTATTAATTTCTGATTTTCCTGTTCCGTTCCAACAGTTATGCGTAAGCAATTTTCACATAAATCATCGTTGTTTCGGTTGCGGATGACGATTCCTTTTTCAACTAATTGCTTGTAACGTTTATTCGCATCATCAACTTTAATTAAAATAAAATTGGCATCGCTTGGATAGATTTTCTTAACAAAATAAATTTCAGTTAATGCTTGTTCAAGAACTTCCTTTTGTTGAATAATTCTATTTGTAGCTGCTACAACGTTATCGTAATCACTTAAAACCTCAATCGCTTTTAGTTGCGTTAACTGATTGATGTTATATGGTGGTTTAATTTTATTTAAAACAGCTACAATATTTTGTGATGCATATAAAATTCCTAATCGAATTCCGGCCAAACCAACAGCTTTAGATAAGGTTTGTGTAACAATTACATTTGGGTAATTGTTAATTTCTTCAATCCAAGATGATTCAGTAGCAAAATCAATATAAGCTTCGTCAATTATCACTAAACCAGTAAACCGATTGACTATTTTTAAAATCGCATCTTTTTTGATGATTTGTCCTGTAGGATTATTAGGAGAACACAAGAAAATCATCTTAGTTTTTTCATCAATTTTCGAGAAAACATCTTCAAGATTTGGTTGAAAATCTGTTTGGTTTAATAATGATTTGCGATATTCTATCGCATTTAAATTGGCTAAAACCTCGTACATGCCGTATGAAGGTGAAATTGCAATTACGTTATCCAGATTAGGTTCACAAAAGGCACGAAAAATTAAATCCAATACCTCATCACTGCCGTTTCCTAATAAAATTTGAATTGCAGAAAAATTTTTAATCTCACTTAAAATAGATTTCACATTATGCTGTAAAGGATCGGGGTAACGATTTAAGCCGTTGTTAAACGGATTTTCGTTAGCATCTAAGAAAATGTAATCGGCATTTATTTCTTGATATTCGTCACGTGCCGATGAATATGCTTTCATGGCTTTTACGTTGCGACGAATAATACTATCTAAATTAAATTTGTTCATTGTTTTAAATCGTTTAAACGTAATGTTACAGCGTTTTTGTGAGCAAATAACTCTTCGGCTTCGGCCATTAATTCGATAGCAGGACCGATGTTTTGAATTCCTTCTGCAGAAATTTTTTGAAAAGTGATTTTTTTTATAAAACTATCTAAAGAAACACCTGAATAATTTTTTGCATATCCGTTTGTTGGCAGTGTGTGATTGGTTCCTGAGGCATAATCTCCAGCCGATTCACACGAATAGTTTCCTAAGAAAACTGAACCTGCATTGATGATTTTTGGAATAAAATCTTCTGCCTTTTCACATGCAAAAATTAAATGTTCTGGAGCATATAAATTAGAAAAAGCAATACATTCTTGAATCGAATTTAAAACAATTCCTCTTGAGTTTTCTAATGCTTTTCTAGCTAATTCAGCACGTGGTAAAACTGTTAATTGCGTATTTATTTCTGTAATTATTTCTTTTATCGTCTTTTCACACGTTGTTAATAAAATCACTTGTGAATCAATTCCGTGTTCAGCTTGAGATAATAAATCGGCAGCTACGTATTTAGGAACTGATGTTTTGTCTGCAATAACTAAAACTTCACTAGGTCCAGCTGGCATATCAATAGCTACTCCAAAGTTTTGTGCCACTTGCTTTGCAGCAGTTACATACTGGTTTCCTGGACCAAAAATCTTGTCAACTTTTTGTATGGTTTCTGTTCCAAATGTTAAGGCTCCAATAGCTTGTATTCCACCAACCTTATAAATTTTTTTTATCCCGATTAAATTCGCCGTATACAAAATTGTTGGATGAATTTTTCCTTCTTTATTTGGAGGTGTACACAAAATAGTATTAACGCATCCGGCCAATTTTGCAGGTATTCCCAACATTAAAGTTGTAGAGAATAAAGGTGCTGTTCCGCCAGGAATGTAAATACCAACATTTTCAATTCCGCGAAATTCTCTCCAACAACTCACTCCTTTTGTTGTTTCAATAACCTGGACCTGTTCTTGTTGTACTGCGTGAAATTTTTCAATGTTTGAAGCTGCTAATTGAATAGCTTCTTTTAATTCATCTGATATTAAAGCTTTTGCTTCTTCAATTTCTTGGCTAGAAACTTCTAAAGATTTTAATTTAACTTTATCAAAATGCTCGGTAAAGTCAATTAATGCTTGATCTTTATCAATTTTGATTCTAGCAAAAACATCTAAAACAGTTTTTTGTAAATCTTGAGCTTCTTTAGTTGGCCGAGAAGTTAAACCGTGCCATTCAGAAAATTGTGGGTTTATGTATGTTTTCATCTTACAAAATAATTTTTTCAATTGGTACCACTAAAATACCTTCGGCACCGGCATCTTTAAGTTCTTCAATAATGTCCCAAAACTTATCTTCATTAATTACTGAGTGTAAACTACTCCAACCTTGTTCTGCAAGCGGCATCACTGTTGGTGATTTTAAAACCGGAAGAATACTGCTAATAACTTCAATTTTCTCGTTAGGAACATTCATTAAAATATATTTTGATTTGCGAGCTTTTAAAACTGATTCGATTCTGAATTGTAGTTTCGCTAAAATTGAAGCTTTATCTGATTTTAAATGAGGTGATGAAACTAAAACAGCTTCACTTTTAAGAATCACTTCAAACTCTTTTAAATTGTTTTTAAACAAGGTATTTCCGGACGAAACAATATCAACAATAGCATCAGAAAGTCCGATGTTTGGAGCAATTTCAACAGAACCAGAAATCTCGTGAATTTCGATATTAATGTTTTTAGATTTGAAGAAGTTTAAAACAGTGTTTGGATAG
This genomic window from Flavobacterium agricola contains:
- the hisC gene encoding histidinol-phosphate transaminase; protein product: MNKFNLDSIIRRNVKAMKAYSSARDEYQEINADYIFLDANENPFNNGLNRYPDPLQHNVKSILSEIKNFSAIQILLGNGSDEVLDLIFRAFCEPNLDNVIAISPSYGMYEVLANLNAIEYRKSLLNQTDFQPNLEDVFSKIDEKTKMIFLCSPNNPTGQIIKKDAILKIVNRFTGLVIIDEAYIDFATESSWIEEINNYPNVIVTQTLSKAVGLAGIRLGILYASQNIVAVLNKIKPPYNINQLTQLKAIEVLSDYDNVVAATNRIIQQKEVLEQALTEIYFVKKIYPSDANFILIKVDDANKRYKQLVEKGIVIRNRNNDDLCENCLRITVGTEQENQKLIQTLKTLQF
- the hisB gene encoding bifunctional histidinol-phosphatase/imidazoleglycerol-phosphate dehydratase HisB is translated as MKRVLFIDRDGTMILEPADFQVDSFLKLEFYPEAFTYLGKIANELDYELVMVTNQDGLGTPANPEELFWPIQNFVIKAFENEGVKFEDVYIDKTFAHENAPTRKPGTALLAKYINNPAYDLANSFVIGDRITDVKLAHNLGGKGIFISNNEALGADEIKNNEGLYETIVLKTTSWKAIYEFLKLQNRTASIVRNTNETKIKIDLNIDGTGKSDISTGIHFFDHMLDQIARHGQMDLVIKVDGDLEVDEHHTIEDTAIALGEVFALALGNKLGIERYGFALPMDDCLAQVTIDFGGRNWLVWEADFKREMIGQMPTEMFYHFFKSFTDGAKANLNIKAEGINEHHKIEAIFKAFAKAIKVAVKRDPEKMILPSTKGML
- the hisG gene encoding ATP phosphoribosyltransferase — encoded protein: MNTLKIAIQKSGRLNEDSLKLLKDCGISIDNGIDQLRVQARNFPLEIFFLRNSDIPQYVKDGVVDCAIVGENLLIENEITLSTLQKLGFSKCRLSVAVPKSSQFLTLTDFKNKKIATSYPNTVLNFFKSKNINIEIHEISGSVEIAPNIGLSDAIVDIVSSGNTLFKNNLKEFEVILKSEAVLVSSPHLKSDKASILAKLQFRIESVLKARKSKYILMNVPNEKIEVISSILPVLKSPTVMPLAEQGWSSLHSVINEDKFWDIIEELKDAGAEGILVVPIEKIIL
- the hisD gene encoding histidinol dehydrogenase; translated protein: MKTYINPQFSEWHGLTSRPTKEAQDLQKTVLDVFARIKIDKDQALIDFTEHFDKVKLKSLEVSSQEIEEAKALISDELKEAIQLAASNIEKFHAVQQEQVQVIETTKGVSCWREFRGIENVGIYIPGGTAPLFSTTLMLGIPAKLAGCVNTILCTPPNKEGKIHPTILYTANLIGIKKIYKVGGIQAIGALTFGTETIQKVDKIFGPGNQYVTAAKQVAQNFGVAIDMPAGPSEVLVIADKTSVPKYVAADLLSQAEHGIDSQVILLTTCEKTIKEIITEINTQLTVLPRAELARKALENSRGIVLNSIQECIAFSNLYAPEHLIFACEKAEDFIPKIINAGSVFLGNYSCESAGDYASGTNHTLPTNGYAKNYSGVSLDSFIKKITFQKISAEGIQNIGPAIELMAEAEELFAHKNAVTLRLNDLKQ